A genomic segment from Spinacia oleracea cultivar Varoflay chromosome 3, BTI_SOV_V1, whole genome shotgun sequence encodes:
- the LOC110783093 gene encoding uncharacterized protein — protein MANIRAGKRVVSGCIRVPVEYKQKPSRLSVSGLTRPGRPSSLVSRTKQERERKEQKESRKMEDDEEPPVAIGINEVNQPENDEVSAVGVTVITGYLGAGKSTLVNYIINSEHGKKIAVILNEFGEELGVERAMINEGDGGALVEEWVELANGCICCTVKHSLVQALEQLVDRKERLDHILLETTGLANPAPLASVLWLDDQLESSVRLDSIITVVDAKNLRYQLKQRDDSSSFPEAYHQIAFADVIILNKVDLLAQDHPEGTLEDLEKEIHKINSLANIIHSVRCQVDLSKILDCHAYDATHASHLEALLEENKSLSTGDLHDASVRTLCISEPQAVSLDKVRIWIEEILWDKKGGMDIYRCKGVLNILDSDELHTLQAVREIYDIVPSRAWREKESRINKIVFIGQCLNEEFLTDSFRTCKANS, from the exons ATGGCTAATATTAGAGCTGGCAAGCGTGTTGTGTCTGGTTGTATTCGTGTTCCCGTCGAATATAAACAG AAACCGAGTCGTTTATCTGTCTCCGGGTTGACCCGACCCGGACGACCATCATCTCTGGTGTCTAGAACAAAGcaggaaagagaaagaaaggagCAGAAGGAGAGCAGAAAAATGGAAGACGATGAAGAGCCACCGGTAGCCATCGGAATCAATGAAGTTAATCAACCAGAAAACGACGAAGTCTCCGCCGTCGGCGTCACCGTTATCACCGGTTACCTGGGCGCCGGAAAATCCACA CTGGTGAATTATATTATCAATTCAGAACATGGGAAGAAGATAGCAGTAATATTGAATGAATTTGGGGAAGAATTAGGGGTTGAAAGGGCTATGATTAATGAAGGTGATGGCGGTGCACTTGTTGAAGAGTGGGTTGAGCTTGCTAATGGCTGTATTTGTTGTACTGTTAAGCATAGTCTTGTTCAAGCTTTGGAGCAACTTGTTGACCGGAAGGAAAG GCTTGATCATATATTATTGGAGACCACAGGTTTGGCAAACCCTGCTCCTCTCGCATCCGTCCTTTGGTTGGATGATCAGTTGGAGTCTTCTGTCAGGCTTGATTCAATCATCACA GTTGTTGATGCCAAAAACCTTCGTTACCAGCTTAAACAACGTGATGATTCATCTTCTTTCCCCGAAGCTTACCATCAGATAGCCTTTGCG GATGTTATAATACTGAATAAGGTTGATTTGTTAGCTCAAGATCACCCTGAAGGTACTCTGGAAGACTTGGAGAAGGAGATACATAAGATAAATTCTCTTGCCAATATCATCCATTCAGTTCGTTGTCAAGTTGACTTGTCTAAGATATTGGATTGTCATGCTTATGATGCTACA CATGCTTCTCATTTGGAAGCTTTATTGGAAGAAAATAAATCTTTATCTACTGGGGATCTTCATGATGCTAGTGTCAGGACCCTGTGCATATCTGAGCCACAAGCGGTGTCTCTCGATAAG GTTCGTATATGGATTGAAGAGATTCTTTGGGACAAGAAAGGTGGTATGGATATCTACCGCTGCAAAGGAGTTTTAAACATTCTGGATTCTGATGAACTCCATACTCTACAG GCTGTGAGAGAAATATATGATATTGTTCCTTCTCGTGCATGGCGGGAAAAAGAAAGTAGGATAAACAAAATCGTATTTATCG GTCAATGCTTAAATGAGGAATTTCTGACTGATTCCTTTAGAACTTGTAAGGCAAACAGCTAA